The following coding sequences are from one Microbacterium sp. SORGH_AS_0969 window:
- a CDS encoding type I phosphomannose isomerase catalytic subunit — MLVALSNTPRDYAWGSPTLLAELEGRVPTGAPEAEVWFGDHPGSPAQVLDGSGRTLDEWLPTTPGAPERLPYLLKLLAAGSPLSIQVHPSKDQAVEGFAREEAAGVARDAGSRNYKDDNHKPEVIVALSDTFTALAGLRDLDQTRRLVDALGDDEGVRVLRQRLADVDPASALRGAIGWALGEASTPQIEQIVEAAASAISPEFAAEAALVRHLRAEYPGDPGIVVALLMNLVELRRAARRSSFRPACCTRTCRAWGWRSWPRATTSCAEA; from the coding sequence GTGCTGGTTGCCCTCTCGAACACTCCCCGTGACTACGCCTGGGGAAGCCCGACCCTCCTCGCCGAGCTCGAGGGGCGCGTCCCCACGGGCGCCCCCGAAGCGGAGGTGTGGTTCGGCGATCACCCCGGTTCGCCCGCTCAGGTGCTCGACGGCTCGGGGCGCACTCTCGACGAGTGGCTTCCCACGACGCCCGGCGCCCCCGAGCGACTGCCGTACCTGCTGAAGCTGCTCGCCGCGGGCTCCCCGCTCTCGATCCAGGTTCACCCCTCGAAAGACCAGGCGGTCGAGGGCTTCGCCCGCGAGGAGGCCGCGGGCGTCGCGCGCGACGCCGGCTCGCGCAACTACAAGGACGACAACCACAAGCCCGAGGTCATCGTCGCCCTCAGCGACACCTTCACCGCTCTCGCCGGCTTGCGCGACCTCGATCAGACGCGGCGCCTCGTCGACGCTCTCGGCGACGACGAGGGCGTCCGGGTGCTCCGGCAGCGCCTCGCCGACGTCGACCCGGCCTCGGCCCTGCGCGGGGCGATCGGCTGGGCGCTCGGCGAAGCGAGCACGCCGCAGATCGAGCAGATCGTCGAGGCCGCGGCATCGGCGATCTCCCCGGAGTTCGCCGCCGAGGCGGCCCTCGTCCGCCACCTCCGCGCCGAGTACCCGGGCGACCCCGGCATCGTCGTGGCTCTGCTCATGAACCTCGTCGAGCTGCGCCGCGCGGCGAGGCGATCTTCGTTCCGGCCGGCGTGCTGCACGCGTACGTGTCGGGCCTGGGGGTGGAGATCATGGCCGCGAGCGACAACGTCCTGCGCGGAGGCCTGA
- a CDS encoding glycosyltransferase — MPARVHAILVVRPEGRTPAAHHLKRTLAAISAQSRPVDALTIVLCGADPELTQLAASSGAEGVITASAGTPFAVATALATPRLTGDAVWLLAQDTAPESDALVRLAGALELSPSLAVAAPKLVRWDEPDEIVSLGISLTRYGRTVELAAGEFDQGQHDGDADVLGADVRGLLIRRESWTALGGLDPALGGADEGVDLGVRARLAGDRVSLVPAARVAVAGDGVAAMARGRRRARRRAFAERTAQLHRRLVYAPAAAVPLHWLSFLPLALWRTILHLIGKVPYRVLPEWGATILVMARIAAVARARRRIRAVRSVGWSRIAPLRVSRSEMRLRWEAADGGVTDAPVRPELRFFVGGGAWAVLGALAVSAALFFPLLAWPVLGGGALAPLRATVVQLWQDAAWGERPLGLDAIGPADPFSAIIAVIGTLSPGDPSRALVVLWVLALPLAVLGGWFAATRVTESSLLRITAAVAWALAPTFLAAIVEGRPAALIAHLLLPWLFYAASVAHRAWAPAGAASVLLVLVLACAPSFAPAVVVLWSAALVVVALVAGRGVARVVWLVVPSIVVFAPLVWTQVRTGNPWGLLADPGIPYAGNEVSADPVGRALLAAGFPSSDPGGWASVIDGPVWWVGLLIAPLAVLALLAVLTPRWVTASALLIIAAVGLATAFAAVGVAVSFDHGTAVPLWPGAGLSLAWLGVVGSAMVALDAGIVERVRVLRPIGALVTLAALLVAVSPALTASLDQSHPRSVLTNGPTSTLPAFVAAEGRGSTAIGTIVLDPRADGLRVDVVWGGSATVGGQSTVRATRIEAQPADRELAALAADLTTPSSDDVIERLGERGIGFVLLQSASAGENDVIRGARLAAATSLDQRDALDGVGTTSRGDLWRVTASVQPRPPLDDHQARVQSLVTFGSLGVLLVALLLAVPTSASRRVARRTPRIVGPNPGGSR, encoded by the coding sequence ATGCCCGCCCGTGTTCACGCCATTCTCGTCGTCCGCCCCGAGGGCCGGACTCCCGCCGCGCACCATCTGAAGCGCACGCTCGCGGCGATCTCCGCGCAGAGCCGACCCGTCGATGCGCTCACCATCGTGCTGTGCGGGGCCGATCCCGAGCTGACCCAACTGGCCGCGTCATCCGGTGCCGAAGGCGTCATCACCGCCTCGGCCGGAACTCCGTTCGCCGTCGCCACCGCCCTGGCCACCCCCCGGCTCACCGGCGACGCGGTCTGGCTCCTCGCCCAGGACACCGCCCCCGAATCCGACGCCCTCGTCCGGCTCGCGGGGGCGCTCGAGCTCTCGCCGTCACTCGCGGTCGCGGCTCCCAAGCTCGTCCGCTGGGACGAGCCGGACGAGATCGTCTCCCTCGGTATCAGCCTCACGCGCTACGGGCGCACGGTCGAGCTCGCGGCGGGCGAGTTCGACCAGGGCCAGCACGACGGCGACGCCGACGTCCTCGGTGCGGACGTCCGCGGACTGCTGATCCGCCGCGAGTCCTGGACGGCCCTGGGCGGTCTCGACCCCGCCCTCGGCGGTGCCGACGAAGGCGTCGACCTGGGTGTCCGCGCCCGCCTGGCCGGCGACCGTGTCTCCCTCGTCCCCGCGGCGCGCGTCGCGGTCGCCGGGGACGGCGTCGCGGCCATGGCCCGCGGTCGCCGCCGCGCGCGCCGCCGCGCCTTCGCGGAGCGGACCGCGCAGCTGCACCGCCGTCTCGTCTACGCACCGGCGGCGGCCGTCCCGTTGCACTGGCTGTCTTTCCTCCCGCTGGCGCTGTGGCGCACGATCCTCCACCTCATCGGGAAGGTGCCCTACCGCGTCCTCCCCGAGTGGGGTGCGACGATCCTCGTCATGGCCCGCATCGCGGCGGTGGCGCGCGCGCGGCGCCGGATCCGCGCCGTCCGCTCGGTCGGCTGGTCCCGCATCGCCCCCCTGCGCGTCTCGCGCTCCGAGATGCGGCTGCGGTGGGAGGCCGCGGACGGCGGTGTCACCGACGCCCCGGTCCGCCCCGAACTGCGCTTCTTCGTCGGCGGAGGCGCGTGGGCCGTGCTCGGCGCCCTCGCGGTCTCGGCCGCGCTCTTCTTCCCGCTGCTGGCCTGGCCCGTGCTGGGAGGCGGCGCTCTCGCGCCCCTGCGTGCCACGGTCGTGCAGCTGTGGCAGGACGCCGCGTGGGGCGAGCGCCCCCTGGGCCTGGATGCCATCGGCCCGGCCGATCCGTTCTCCGCGATCATCGCGGTCATCGGCACGCTGTCACCCGGCGATCCCTCTCGCGCCCTCGTCGTCCTCTGGGTTCTCGCGCTCCCGCTCGCCGTCCTCGGCGGGTGGTTCGCCGCGACGCGCGTCACCGAGTCGTCGCTGCTGCGCATCACCGCCGCGGTCGCGTGGGCGCTCGCCCCGACGTTCCTCGCCGCGATCGTGGAGGGTCGCCCCGCCGCCCTGATCGCCCACCTGCTCCTGCCCTGGCTCTTCTACGCCGCGAGCGTCGCCCACCGGGCCTGGGCGCCGGCGGGAGCGGCATCCGTTCTGCTCGTGCTCGTGCTGGCGTGCGCGCCGTCGTTCGCCCCCGCGGTCGTGGTGCTGTGGTCCGCGGCCCTCGTGGTCGTGGCTCTCGTCGCCGGACGCGGGGTGGCGCGCGTCGTCTGGCTCGTAGTGCCGTCGATCGTGGTGTTCGCGCCCCTCGTGTGGACGCAGGTGCGCACCGGGAACCCCTGGGGGCTGCTCGCCGACCCCGGCATCCCCTACGCGGGCAACGAGGTCTCGGCCGACCCGGTGGGGCGCGCGCTCTTGGCCGCGGGCTTCCCGAGCTCGGATCCCGGCGGATGGGCGAGCGTCATCGACGGCCCGGTCTGGTGGGTCGGGCTGTTGATCGCTCCGCTCGCCGTCCTCGCTCTGCTGGCTGTCCTCACCCCGCGTTGGGTGACGGCATCCGCCCTGCTGATCATCGCGGCCGTGGGCCTCGCGACGGCTTTCGCGGCGGTCGGGGTGGCCGTCTCCTTCGACCACGGCACGGCGGTGCCGCTCTGGCCCGGTGCGGGCCTCAGCCTCGCGTGGCTGGGCGTGGTCGGCAGTGCGATGGTGGCTCTGGATGCCGGGATCGTCGAACGCGTGCGCGTGCTCCGGCCGATCGGCGCTCTCGTGACTCTCGCGGCCCTGCTCGTCGCCGTGAGCCCCGCGCTCACGGCATCCCTGGATCAGTCGCACCCGCGCTCGGTGCTCACCAACGGTCCGACCTCGACGCTTCCGGCCTTCGTCGCCGCGGAAGGGAGAGGCTCGACCGCGATCGGCACGATCGTGCTCGACCCGCGCGCCGACGGTCTGCGCGTGGACGTCGTGTGGGGCGGGAGCGCCACCGTGGGCGGGCAGAGCACGGTCCGGGCCACGCGCATCGAGGCGCAGCCCGCCGACCGCGAGCTCGCCGCGTTGGCCGCCGATCTCACGACCCCCTCGTCGGACGACGTCATCGAGCGTCTGGGGGAGCGGGGGATCGGATTCGTCCTGCTCCAGTCCGCCTCGGCGGGCGAGAACGACGTCATCCGCGGTGCGCGCCTCGCGGCCGCGACGTCGCTCGACCAGCGCGACGCGCTCGACGGCGTCGGCACCACCTCGCGCGGCGACCTGTGGCGCGTGACCGCGTCCGTGCAGCCGCGGCCGCCGCTCGACGACCACCAGGCGCGCGTGCAAAGCCTCGTGACCTTCGGGTCGCTGGGCGTCCTCCTGGTCGCCCTGCTGCTGGCCGTGCCCACCAGCGCCTCCCGCCGGGTCGCGCGCCGCACGCCCCGCATCGTGGGCCCGAACCCGGGAGGAAGCCGATGA
- a CDS encoding WhiB family transcriptional regulator, whose amino-acid sequence MTSQYRSGVPDNWFVDPVDLGVPGVRRDIDAVEENTLAWQTDALCAQTDPEAFFPEKGGSTRDAKRICTSCDVKSECLEYALQNDERFGIWGGLSERERRKLKRRA is encoded by the coding sequence ATGACGTCGCAGTACCGGTCCGGTGTTCCGGACAACTGGTTCGTCGATCCGGTCGACCTCGGTGTCCCCGGAGTCCGTCGCGACATCGACGCCGTCGAAGAGAACACGCTCGCGTGGCAGACCGATGCGCTCTGCGCGCAGACCGATCCCGAGGCGTTCTTCCCCGAGAAGGGCGGCTCCACGCGCGACGCGAAGCGCATCTGCACCTCGTGCGACGTCAAGTCCGAGTGCCTCGAGTACGCCCTCCAGAACGACGAGCGCTTCGGCATCTGGGGCGGTCTCAGCGAGCGCGAGCGTCGCAAGCTGAAGCGCCGCGCCTGA
- a CDS encoding RDD family protein has product MASSTASSRTGVRAPAARGVTLVDTASEEILTGEAVALDVQPLGFFLRALCCLIDMIVGVVLLIGGGLLLVTMAASGTLPDSALRIAVITLIVLVLVVLPTAVETLSRGRSLGRLVVGGRIVRVDGGAAGFRAAFIRALIGVLELWLTLGGIAAVVGMFTPRAQRLGDLVAGTASERTRTRPLPPPAPGIPAGWESWAQVADVSRLPDRLAARVSQFVRGADVLDPAARVRLAAALADAVAPFVSPRPPADPEAFVRAVAAVRRDREYRALVIERERAAVLTDR; this is encoded by the coding sequence ATGGCTTCGTCGACGGCATCCTCACGGACCGGAGTCCGTGCGCCCGCGGCGCGCGGTGTCACGCTCGTCGACACCGCCTCCGAGGAGATCCTGACCGGCGAGGCCGTCGCCCTCGACGTGCAACCGCTCGGATTCTTCCTGCGGGCCCTCTGCTGCCTGATCGACATGATCGTCGGCGTCGTACTGCTGATCGGCGGCGGCCTGCTGCTCGTGACCATGGCGGCATCCGGGACCCTTCCGGACAGCGCCCTGCGGATCGCCGTGATCACGCTCATCGTGCTCGTGCTCGTCGTCCTCCCCACCGCCGTCGAGACGCTGTCACGCGGACGCAGCCTCGGCCGACTCGTCGTGGGTGGGCGGATCGTGCGCGTGGACGGCGGCGCCGCGGGTTTCCGCGCGGCGTTCATCCGCGCGCTGATCGGCGTCCTCGAGCTGTGGCTGACCCTCGGCGGGATCGCCGCGGTCGTCGGGATGTTCACTCCGCGCGCGCAGCGCCTCGGCGACCTCGTCGCGGGCACGGCGAGCGAGCGGACCCGCACGCGGCCCCTCCCCCCTCCCGCCCCGGGGATTCCGGCAGGGTGGGAGTCATGGGCGCAGGTGGCCGACGTCTCGCGCCTGCCCGACCGCCTCGCCGCCCGGGTGTCGCAGTTCGTCCGGGGCGCCGACGTGCTCGATCCGGCCGCACGGGTCCGTCTCGCGGCCGCGCTGGCCGATGCGGTCGCCCCGTTCGTCTCGCCGCGGCCGCCGGCCGACCCCGAGGCGTTCGTCCGCGCGGTCGCCGCCGTGCGGCGCGATCGCGAGTACCGAGCACTCGTGATCGAGCGCGAGCGGGCAGCGGTGCTCACCGACCGCTGA
- a CDS encoding DUF5719 family protein, with translation MSSDRRLVRWATTSARVVAGSVVAGAVVVGTVAGIAAPWPTLTASPVRIEATPAASDTVLACDGPLLALGRSAEQAGALSAAAPQQVLSGPADSGAVDSALTGSTGDGSGDATALRAQPLGGAPAPLAAAGSATATSEDLIGFAASACRPPLAESWLVAGATTTGANDLVVLGNPGDVPATVQLSVYGAQGVSTPPGGSNLVVAPGTQRVVPLAGLLLGEESPVVRVTASGAPVHASLQASLTRLLLPGGVDQAAPSAQADTHLVIPGVQILTAGGGDAGTVLRLLAPGSAATATVTLIPVGTATPGTPRTVPLEAGKPTSLDLSGVDLGAYTVDITADQPVVAGAWSTTGFGQGADFAWYSPAPRIAVSSAVAVASGAGAALVLTTDAGGGDATVTLTPADGGAPLTLAVPDGGSVSTAVAAGVYTLEASTPVRGAVTYSSTGALAGYPLWPANTAESAVTVLP, from the coding sequence ATGAGCAGCGACCGCCGACTCGTCCGCTGGGCGACGACCAGCGCCCGCGTCGTCGCCGGATCCGTCGTGGCCGGTGCGGTCGTGGTCGGAACGGTGGCCGGGATCGCCGCGCCCTGGCCGACGCTCACCGCGAGCCCCGTCCGCATCGAGGCCACGCCCGCCGCGTCCGACACCGTGCTCGCGTGCGACGGTCCGCTGCTGGCGCTCGGGCGCAGTGCCGAACAGGCGGGGGCGCTCAGCGCGGCCGCGCCCCAGCAGGTCCTGAGCGGACCGGCTGACAGCGGCGCGGTCGACAGCGCGCTGACCGGATCCACCGGCGACGGCTCGGGTGATGCGACGGCGCTTCGCGCCCAACCTCTCGGCGGGGCGCCCGCGCCGCTCGCCGCCGCGGGCTCCGCGACGGCGACCTCGGAAGACCTCATCGGCTTCGCGGCATCCGCGTGCCGCCCTCCGCTGGCCGAGTCCTGGCTGGTCGCCGGCGCGACGACGACCGGGGCGAACGACCTCGTCGTCTTGGGCAATCCGGGCGATGTGCCCGCGACCGTGCAGCTGTCCGTCTATGGAGCGCAGGGCGTGTCGACGCCCCCGGGTGGCAGCAACCTCGTCGTGGCGCCGGGTACGCAGCGCGTGGTGCCGTTGGCCGGCCTTCTGCTCGGCGAAGAGAGCCCCGTCGTGCGCGTCACGGCGTCGGGTGCCCCCGTGCACGCCTCGCTGCAGGCGAGCCTCACGCGTCTGCTCCTCCCGGGCGGCGTCGACCAGGCCGCCCCCTCGGCCCAGGCGGATACGCACCTGGTCATCCCCGGCGTGCAGATCCTGACGGCGGGCGGCGGCGACGCAGGCACCGTTCTGCGGCTGCTCGCCCCCGGTTCCGCAGCCACCGCGACCGTGACCCTCATCCCGGTGGGCACGGCGACCCCGGGCACGCCGCGCACCGTCCCGCTCGAGGCGGGCAAGCCGACCTCGCTCGACCTGTCGGGGGTGGACCTCGGGGCGTACACGGTCGACATCACCGCCGATCAGCCCGTGGTCGCCGGCGCGTGGTCGACCACGGGGTTCGGCCAGGGCGCCGACTTCGCGTGGTACAGCCCCGCCCCCCGGATCGCGGTCTCCAGCGCGGTGGCGGTGGCGTCGGGCGCCGGTGCCGCGCTCGTGCTCACGACGGATGCCGGCGGGGGCGACGCCACGGTCACTCTCACCCCGGCCGACGGCGGCGCGCCGCTGACCCTCGCCGTGCCCGACGGGGGCAGCGTCTCGACAGCCGTCGCCGCGGGCGTCTACACGCTCGAGGCGAGCACTCCCGTACGGGGCGCGGTGACGTACTCGTCGACCGGCGCTCTCGCGGGGTATCCGCTGTGGCCGGCGAACACCGCCGAGTCGGCGGTGACCGTCCTGCCGTAG
- a CDS encoding O-antigen ligase, whose amino-acid sequence MVMYTNHPVSAPPSAPVRETTGHLLLRAWCVFVIVLALGGVGLVNAVGPVVSTVIVIATAVVSAVVWIVVRPPVAWRRLPWLAFGYVAWAFLSVLWSAWPAASVLTLLLLGITTFQGLFVGAVLTWRDVVRAVASAAKWIVGLSLLFELAVSVFVRGPILPGFALPASRMDPIVYWSRDNLFDGGRIQGIFGNANLLASVMLVAIIVFAIRFAAGAPRRLWLLGWIVVAGFLFVRAGSATALVSAAFVALVLATVLVMRTARRPGERTRWYVLYALVGLGGGAALWFGRDTVFGLLGRGADLTGREGIWADVLARAAERPFTGWGFSTPWIASEPLIDGWIVDHGQTVVQAHSVWIDVFFQLGGVGIVLLALVYLAYLWRSWFFAIDRPRWDLRADRPYSPLTLLPTLIGALLVVQGLTESGPLLLWGWMFVVLFGAKIKQAPLVGVGPAEQSIAIERGEPQSHGS is encoded by the coding sequence ATGGTCATGTACACGAACCACCCGGTCTCGGCGCCGCCCTCGGCTCCCGTCCGCGAGACCACCGGGCACCTGCTGCTGCGGGCGTGGTGCGTGTTCGTCATCGTCCTCGCGCTCGGCGGTGTCGGTCTCGTCAACGCCGTGGGCCCGGTGGTCAGCACCGTGATCGTCATCGCGACGGCGGTGGTCTCGGCCGTCGTGTGGATCGTCGTCCGCCCGCCCGTGGCCTGGCGCCGACTCCCCTGGCTCGCGTTCGGGTACGTCGCGTGGGCGTTCCTCTCCGTCCTCTGGAGCGCCTGGCCCGCGGCATCCGTCCTCACTCTCCTGCTGCTCGGGATCACGACCTTCCAGGGGCTGTTCGTCGGTGCGGTCCTCACGTGGCGCGACGTCGTGCGCGCGGTGGCATCGGCGGCGAAGTGGATCGTCGGTCTGTCGCTGCTGTTCGAGCTCGCTGTCTCCGTGTTCGTGCGCGGACCGATCCTGCCGGGCTTCGCGCTGCCGGCCTCGCGCATGGACCCCATCGTCTACTGGTCGCGCGACAACCTCTTCGACGGCGGACGCATCCAGGGCATCTTCGGCAACGCGAACCTGCTGGCATCCGTGATGCTCGTGGCGATCATCGTGTTCGCGATCCGCTTCGCCGCCGGCGCTCCCCGTCGCCTGTGGCTGCTCGGCTGGATCGTGGTCGCCGGGTTCCTCTTCGTCCGCGCGGGGTCGGCGACCGCCCTCGTCTCGGCGGCCTTCGTGGCGCTGGTGCTGGCGACGGTCCTGGTGATGCGCACCGCGCGACGTCCCGGCGAGCGCACGCGGTGGTACGTCCTCTACGCCCTCGTGGGGCTCGGCGGCGGCGCGGCCCTGTGGTTCGGCCGCGACACGGTGTTCGGACTGCTGGGGCGCGGGGCCGACCTCACCGGCCGCGAGGGCATCTGGGCTGACGTGCTCGCCCGCGCGGCTGAGCGTCCGTTCACCGGCTGGGGCTTCTCGACACCCTGGATCGCCTCGGAGCCGCTCATCGACGGCTGGATCGTCGACCACGGCCAGACGGTCGTCCAGGCGCACAGCGTGTGGATCGACGTGTTCTTCCAGCTCGGCGGCGTGGGGATCGTCCTGCTCGCGCTCGTCTACCTCGCCTATCTGTGGCGCTCGTGGTTCTTCGCGATCGATCGCCCGCGGTGGGATCTGCGGGCCGATCGCCCGTACTCGCCCCTCACCCTCCTGCCGACCCTCATCGGGGCGCTTCTCGTGGTGCAGGGGCTGACCGAGTCGGGGCCGCTGCTCCTGTGGGGCTGGATGTTCGTGGTGCTCTTCGGAGCGAAGATCAAGCAGGCGCCCCTGGTCGGCGTCGGCCCCGCCGAGCAGAGCATCGCGATCGAGCGCGGCGAGCCCCAGAGCCACGGATCGTGA
- a CDS encoding DUF3499 family protein: protein MRDRLCSKVGCAREAMSTLTYDYGDQMAALGPLGRVDDPHAHDLCAIHADRLSVPRGWVVVRHETLRA, encoded by the coding sequence ATGCGCGACAGACTCTGCTCGAAGGTGGGATGCGCCCGCGAGGCGATGAGTACGCTCACCTACGATTACGGCGACCAGATGGCCGCGCTGGGCCCGCTGGGACGCGTCGACGACCCGCACGCCCACGACCTCTGTGCGATCCACGCCGACCGGCTCTCGGTGCCGCGTGGCTGGGTCGTCGTGCGCCACGAGACGCTGCGGGCCTGA